Proteins from a single region of Aureibacter tunicatorum:
- a CDS encoding SPOR domain-containing protein encodes MSILKTLLISIMVTCALESFGQSSFDTTRLIQTKTVTGKISPKSVVYGDGKIYAQNMMYRHSVTVYDTLGSLLKTIPDTVTLSQFGIDNKTGVFKGAPVEGSITPDGKYYWISNYQMYGQGFDNAGCDACSDSTYDHSYLYAINTNTLAVDHVAEVGSVPKFLAISSDNKYLIVSNWSSADISVVNPQNGSLIKTIQVGKHPRGLAFNQNNTKVYVALMGDDAIAEVEIDSWEVSVHKDAGDAPRHILYADSCLYYSVNNENSVTKWDLRNDSKESAKVGTAPRSMAFSIDTAYAYVVNYSSSSLSKIKLKDMSVVQTIPTKSKPIGVTVTAQTNKVWVACYGGSLICYEEREKPSIEESNFYMIVGSFSSEKNALNFSDELTRKGYPASILSSADGKYRVSVFQSNDYSEMVQNQSKYRVIVENPWILRHR; translated from the coding sequence ATGAGTATATTAAAAACTTTACTTATTTCAATAATGGTAACCTGTGCGCTGGAGAGTTTTGGACAAAGCTCATTTGACACCACTCGTTTGATTCAAACCAAGACTGTTACTGGAAAAATTTCTCCTAAGTCAGTGGTATATGGAGATGGAAAGATCTACGCACAAAACATGATGTACAGACACTCGGTCACTGTATATGACACATTAGGTTCACTACTCAAAACCATCCCAGATACAGTAACACTCAGCCAGTTTGGGATAGACAATAAAACAGGTGTTTTCAAAGGCGCGCCGGTTGAAGGATCTATAACTCCAGATGGAAAGTACTATTGGATTTCCAATTATCAAATGTACGGCCAAGGCTTTGATAATGCAGGTTGCGATGCGTGTTCTGACAGCACTTATGATCACTCGTATCTATATGCCATCAATACCAATACATTGGCTGTGGATCATGTCGCCGAAGTTGGCAGTGTTCCTAAATTTTTGGCAATCAGTTCGGATAACAAATACTTGATTGTTTCCAATTGGTCTAGCGCTGACATATCCGTGGTTAATCCTCAAAACGGTAGTTTAATCAAGACTATCCAGGTAGGAAAACACCCAAGAGGCCTTGCTTTCAATCAAAACAACACCAAGGTCTATGTAGCGCTAATGGGTGATGATGCCATTGCCGAGGTGGAGATAGATTCATGGGAAGTCTCAGTACATAAAGACGCTGGAGATGCTCCAAGACACATTTTATATGCGGACAGTTGCCTGTACTATAGTGTCAACAATGAAAACTCGGTGACGAAATGGGACCTAAGAAATGACAGTAAAGAGAGTGCCAAGGTTGGTACCGCACCCAGATCAATGGCTTTTTCTATTGACACTGCCTACGCCTATGTGGTTAACTACAGCTCTTCATCCCTAAGCAAAATCAAGCTGAAAGACATGTCTGTAGTTCAAACCATCCCGACCAAATCAAAGCCTATAGGGGTTACAGTAACAGCTCAGACCAATAAAGTATGGGTGGCATGCTATGGAGGCAGTTTGATCTGTTACGAGGAACGTGAGAAACCGAGTATCGAAGAATCCAACTTTTACATGATAGTAGGTAGCTTCAGTAGCGAAAAAAATGCACTGAACTTCAGCGATGAGTTAACTCGAAAAGGCTATCCAGCATCTATCCTTTCTTCGGCAGATGGAAAGTACCGAGTCAGCGTCTTCCAATCCAATGATTACTCTGAAATGGTACAAAACCAGTCTAAGTACAGAGTAATAGTGGAAAATCCATGGATACTAAGACACAGATAA
- a CDS encoding tyrosine-type recombinase/integrase encodes MRCETPTVDITLYIIDKIQKITKLWAKKHLRKSEINKSITPHSLIHSFASHLLVNGPPLRNIQHIL; translated from the coding sequence ATACGCTGCGAGACTCCAACAGTAGACATAACGCTATATATTATTGATAAAATTCAAAAAATAACAAAATTATGGGCAAAAAAACACCTTAGAAAATCCGAGATCAATAAATCTATTACTCCTCATAGCCTAATACATAGCTTTGCATCCCATCTTTTGGTAAATGGCCCGCCCCTCAGGAATATTCAGCATATACTGTAG
- a CDS encoding CPCC family cysteine-rich protein, protein MEWYEPEDSTPREQCPCCDYISLPERGNYLICPICFWEDDGQDIDELDVSSGPNHGITLREGRANFAKFGACEKDMVKHVISVEERKKFKREIRNIEEN, encoded by the coding sequence ATGGAATGGTACGAACCAGAAGATTCGACTCCTAGAGAACAATGTCCTTGTTGTGATTACATATCATTACCAGAGCGGGGAAACTATCTGATTTGTCCAATTTGCTTTTGGGAAGATGATGGTCAAGATATTGACGAATTAGATGTTTCATCAGGACCGAATCATGGAATAACTTTGAGAGAAGGAAGGGCAAATTTTGCGAAATTTGGAGCCTGCGAAAAGGATATGGTCAAACACGTAATCTCGGTAGAAGAAAGAAAGAAGTTTAAAAGAGAAATAAGAAATATAGAAGAAAACTAA
- a CDS encoding Crp/Fnr family transcriptional regulator, with amino-acid sequence MDELNQIKRVLDSMIRISENEMTDFLKYCFIKQFKKKEFLSASHSMVDEIFFIKQGLIRFFLIDQNGTEHTTYFAMENQFICDYSSFIRKAPSIYSLEALENTEVVVLPRESIEWAYNNMAEGNKMGRLISEFYFIQQDNQIRDQYIRTPKELYDSITTVFPDIHNRVPQHMIASYLGITSVHLSRLKKAEYSKS; translated from the coding sequence ATGGATGAATTGAATCAAATAAAACGAGTTCTGGATAGTATGATACGAATTTCAGAAAATGAAATGACCGATTTTTTGAAATACTGTTTTATCAAGCAATTTAAAAAAAAAGAATTCCTGAGTGCTTCTCATTCCATGGTTGATGAAATATTTTTTATTAAACAGGGGCTTATCAGATTTTTCCTAATAGATCAAAACGGTACTGAACACACAACGTATTTTGCAATGGAAAATCAATTCATTTGTGACTATTCTTCCTTTATAAGAAAAGCGCCTTCAATTTATTCTTTAGAAGCTCTGGAAAATACTGAGGTCGTTGTACTGCCAAGAGAATCAATAGAATGGGCATATAATAACATGGCTGAAGGAAATAAAATGGGACGATTAATCAGCGAGTTTTACTTTATCCAGCAGGACAACCAAATCAGAGATCAATACATCAGAACTCCAAAAGAATTATATGACTCAATTACCACTGTATTTCCAGATATCCATAACCGCGTACCACAGCATATGATCGCTTCTTATCTGGGCATTACTTCCGTTCATTTAAGCCGATTAAAAAAAGCTGAATATTCTAAATCCTAA
- a CDS encoding lipocalin family protein, which produces MKKIILLTFLALISLQNIIAQGKNEFELIISGKWYLEYVEMDGQKMELPAEMQKMNWVIFHADGKQEGMEDGQKYVGKWEFNKSNKIIRTDDLDGKVDQKLISVNENKLIVSVKEQGTEMIMGLKK; this is translated from the coding sequence ATGAAAAAAATAATTCTTTTAACTTTTCTTGCTTTAATCTCATTACAAAATATAATAGCTCAAGGAAAAAACGAATTCGAATTAATAATATCTGGAAAATGGTATTTAGAATATGTTGAAATGGATGGCCAAAAAATGGAATTACCAGCTGAAATGCAGAAAATGAACTGGGTAATATTCCACGCTGACGGAAAACAAGAAGGAATGGAAGATGGCCAAAAATATGTCGGAAAATGGGAGTTTAATAAATCCAATAAAATTATACGGACTGACGATTTGGATGGAAAAGTTGACCAAAAACTAATTTCAGTGAATGAAAATAAACTGATTGTTTCTGTAAAAGAACAAGGAACTGAAATGATAATGGGTCTGAAAAAATAA